CGATGGAACCTGGTGTTTTTCTTTCTTCTCTTCCTAACAGTGAAAAAGAGCAAATCTGGAAAAAACTCTTTGCTCATCCTGAGAAATACGTAGCTCAAGAAATCGTAAACGGTTCTACTTGTCCGGTTCTTTCGGGTGAGAATTTTATCCAAGGAAGATCTGTATTTCGAGCGTTTACGACTCTATCAGAAAACGGTTATATGACGATGTCCGGCGGTCTCGTAAGAGTGACCGAAAATCTAAACGATCTTGTTGTTACCAATCAAACCGGTGCGATTTCAAAAGACCTCTGGATTTTAGCTTCTGAAGAAAAAAAAGACGTCAGCTTACTTCCGGGGAAAACGGAAAGAATGCAGATCAAACGGAGCGGGGCCGGTATCCCGAGCCGCGTCGCCGACAATATGTTCTGGATGGGACGTTATGCGGAACGTTCGGAAAACCAAGCGAGATTGTTACGCGAAGTCATATTGAATATGATTCACATGGACGAGCCTTACGAGAAAGATCACGTTCAACTTCTTCTACAAACGGCCACTCACGTTATGGCGACCTATCCGGGATTCTTACAACTCAATTTGGAGGATCCTCTGAATGGTGCAAGAGAACAGATGTTCTCTCAAGTATTTTCCCAGCAACAGAGCGGAAGCATTCGTTCCGATTTGAACGCGTATGTAAGAGCTTCCAAGTCGGTAAGGGATCGACTTTCCGAAGACAGCAGATATATTCTTTCGATGATCGAAACTGACGATTCCTTTAAATACGGTTCTTACGATGAGATCTTAGAATATTTGATTCTTCTGATCACAAGACTCGCTTCTATGTCCGGTCTAGGAATCGAAAGCATGTCCCGGGAAACCGGTTGGTATTTTATGAACATCGGAAAAAGAATCGAAAGGGCGTCTTATACGATTCGACTCGTGAATACGGTTTTAAATCAATCCACTCTCTACAATAAGAGCATGTTTGAAGCCTTATTGAATATCAATGATATCAAGATCACTTATAGAAGACGATATCGTTATCGAATCGAGGCCGAGTCCGTTTTGGATATTCTTCTTTTTGACGAGACGAATCCGAGATCCTTGGCGTATCAGTTACGGAAACTAGGAGAATACGTTTCTTATCTGCCTCATTCCGAAAAAGAAGAGGCGACCGCGGAGGAAAGAATCGTTTCCGAGGTTCGAAACCGTTTTATCCAAGAAGACGCAAAACGTCTTTTTGAATATGTAAATCCTTCTTTGAGCATCGTAAGATGGTTAAACGATATAAACTATCAGATTGCGTCCTTGTCCGATTCGATCAGCGGGAGATATTTCCGTTACTTGGAAGAGCAGATCCAGCTTGGAGATTACAACGATGGCTGATTATACAGTTAAACACGTTACCCGATATAGCTACCAAGAGGAAGTTTCCCATTGTCACAATCTAGCGCATATGTGTCCCGGAACAAATCGTCATCAGGATTGTAAAGATCTAAAACTGAGAGTTCATCCGGGCCCGTCCGTTTCCGGTTATCGAAAAGACTACTTTGGAAATTTAGTATATTCGTTTTCCGTGGAGGACTCTCATCAATCTCTAGAGATCGTTTCCGAGAGTCGTGTCGCTACACATCCCGTGGATTACGGAAATCTAAATCATTCTCCGAGAGTTTCCGAAATTCCTACGCTGCTTGCCTCCTCACATCTAAGAGAAGATCTGGAAGCCTTGGAATATATTGCCGATTCCGCCTTCGCAATTCGAGATCCTCTCTTTGCAAAGTTTGCGATGGAGATGATGGATTTTGAAAAGCCGCTTTTACAGGCAGTTATGGATTATACGGTAAGGTTCTATCAATCGTTCGAGTTTAAGGCGGGCGCTACGA
This is a stretch of genomic DNA from Leptospira tipperaryensis. It encodes these proteins:
- a CDS encoding circularly permuted type 2 ATP-grasp protein, with amino-acid sequence MVQNFMVNPANARLNLREGYNPNPSIYDELYDGEGKLRSKYEFLINSLESLSQEEMVRRKRDSLRILQENGVTYNVYEEPGAVERLWSLDLFPVLMESKEWEGVERGLIQRTELLDALFKDVYGPRKLLYDKKIPPEILFSSPDFLRQCNGFGHSTSNELCFMASDLARQENGSFVVIGDRIQAPSGSGYSLENRIVLSRIFPSIYRDSQVHRVALYFRSLRKALQSLSKVQEREPVIVLLTPGAGNETYFEHAYLAGYLGFTLAQAEDLTVRNNFVFIKTVEGLQQVDVIFRRVVDLYMDPLELKGDSLLGVPGILNVIREGNVRVANPIGSGFLENRAVHPFLSSLCRYYLSEDLILPNVRTLWMGNHESRQEVLDYPDRFVFKRAVRDPMEPGVFLSSLPNSEKEQIWKKLFAHPEKYVAQEIVNGSTCPVLSGENFIQGRSVFRAFTTLSENGYMTMSGGLVRVTENLNDLVVTNQTGAISKDLWILASEEKKDVSLLPGKTERMQIKRSGAGIPSRVADNMFWMGRYAERSENQARLLREVILNMIHMDEPYEKDHVQLLLQTATHVMATYPGFLQLNLEDPLNGAREQMFSQVFSQQQSGSIRSDLNAYVRASKSVRDRLSEDSRYILSMIETDDSFKYGSYDEILEYLILLITRLASMSGLGIESMSRETGWYFMNIGKRIERASYTIRLVNTVLNQSTLYNKSMFEALLNINDIKITYRRRYRYRIEAESVLDILLFDETNPRSLAYQLRKLGEYVSYLPHSEKEEATAEERIVSEVRNRFIQEDAKRLFEYVNPSLSIVRWLNDINYQIASLSDSISGRYFRYLEEQIQLGDYNDG
- a CDS encoding transglutaminase family protein, with product MADYTVKHVTRYSYQEEVSHCHNLAHMCPGTNRHQDCKDLKLRVHPGPSVSGYRKDYFGNLVYSFSVEDSHQSLEIVSESRVATHPVDYGNLNHSPRVSEIPTLLASSHLREDLEALEYIADSAFAIRDPLFAKFAMEMMDFEKPLLQAVMDYTVRFYQSFEFKAGATTIQTPPAQVLKNRKGVCQDFTHLSIATLRSVGIPCRYVSGYIETFPPPGQAKLQGSDASHAWFSIYSPGIGWVDYDPTNGKMLSEEYIFTSIGRDFADVSPLKGILFGGGKHKLKVEVDVIRE